In Mariluticola halotolerans, one DNA window encodes the following:
- a CDS encoding deoxyguanosinetriphosphate triphosphohydrolase: MSELASYASDPATSRGRLFQPGASPTRSEYQRDRDRILHSTAFRRLQHKTQVFLHHEGHHFRTRLTHTLEVSQIARSIARALNLNEDLAEAVALAHDLGHTPFGHAGERVLNAKMAPWGGFDHNVQALRTVTKLENRYAEHDGLNLTWESLEGILKHNGPIVNEDGSPAGKYALEGLPAGLDDIPASADLEMHTFAGLEAQAAAIADDVAYNAHDIDDAIRAGVLKIEDLRDVALVGPIVEEVLARWPDIEPTRQTHEVQRRLITRTIEDVIRTGAGALAEAGPHSVDDVRHAGRTLIGFSSEMAEAERGLKRFLFDQVYRADTVMVHVSRSEDVVAALFDRLFESGDMPGKWGEAARSAANDTARARIVCDFVAGMTDPYALDLYQHLFDARPDFR; this comes from the coding sequence ATGAGCGAGTTGGCATCTTACGCATCTGATCCGGCGACAAGCCGCGGGCGGCTTTTTCAGCCCGGCGCGAGCCCAACGCGGTCCGAATACCAGCGCGATCGCGACCGTATCCTGCATTCCACGGCTTTTCGCCGCCTGCAACATAAAACACAAGTCTTCCTGCATCACGAAGGCCATCACTTCCGCACGCGGTTGACCCATACGCTCGAAGTCTCACAGATCGCCCGCTCAATCGCCCGTGCCTTGAACCTCAACGAGGATCTGGCAGAGGCCGTGGCCCTCGCACACGATCTTGGCCACACCCCGTTCGGACACGCCGGCGAACGGGTACTCAATGCCAAGATGGCCCCCTGGGGCGGCTTTGACCACAATGTCCAGGCGCTGCGCACGGTCACCAAGCTTGAGAACCGCTATGCCGAGCATGATGGTCTCAATCTCACATGGGAGAGCCTTGAAGGTATCCTCAAGCATAACGGGCCCATCGTGAACGAGGACGGTTCCCCGGCAGGGAAATATGCGCTCGAAGGCTTGCCTGCCGGGCTGGATGACATTCCCGCCAGTGCGGATCTGGAAATGCACACATTCGCCGGGCTGGAAGCACAGGCCGCCGCAATTGCAGATGATGTGGCTTATAATGCGCATGATATTGATGACGCCATCAGGGCAGGGGTGCTCAAGATCGAGGATTTGCGCGACGTGGCCCTGGTCGGCCCGATTGTCGAGGAAGTGCTTGCCAGGTGGCCCGATATTGAGCCGACACGACAAACCCACGAAGTTCAGCGCCGCCTGATCACCCGGACCATTGAAGACGTGATCCGCACCGGTGCAGGCGCACTTGCGGAAGCGGGGCCGCACAGCGTTGATGACGTGCGGCATGCCGGTCGCACGCTGATTGGCTTTTCATCTGAAATGGCTGAGGCGGAGCGCGGGTTGAAACGTTTCCTCTTTGATCAGGTCTACCGGGCCGATACCGTTATGGTCCATGTCAGCCGCAGCGAAGACGTGGTCGCGGCATTGTTTGACCGGCTTTTTGAAAGCGGCGATATGCCCGGCAAATGGGGTGAGGCCGCCAGATCTGCGGCAAATGACACAGCGCGCGCCCGCATTGTTTGCGACTTCGTTGCCGGCATGACGGACCCTTATGCGCTCGATCTTTACCAGCACTTGTTTGACGCTCGGCCCGATTTCCGCTAA
- the argS gene encoding arginine--tRNA ligase, whose translation MDVFDIFSGRVADALTKLYPGDDRLAPLLEKVVVEPPRDSAHGDLSTNAAMVVAKPLGMNPREVAAAIVAAFETDTDVASVEIAGPGFINFRLHNDIWHKMLSTIATEGVNFGRADIGRGTKVNVEYVSANPTGPMHVGHTRGAVYGDALASLMEYCGFDVTREYYLNDAGGQVDVLARSAFLRYREALGEDIGAIPTGLYPGDYLVPVGKALATEFGDSLLGKPETEWLETVKTRVLAAMLDLIKADLAKLNITHEVFFSEKTLHGQGGQIELTLEWLREEGLVYQGTLEPPKGKTIEDWEDREQTLFRATDFGDDTDRALVKSDGAYTYFASDIAYHRDKFLRGFNEQVIVLGADHAGYIKRLQAAVKAISGGQAQIDVRICQLVRLLRNGEPVKMSKRSGDLVTLADVVDEVGSDAVRFMLLFRRNDAALDFDFALVKEQTRDNPVFYVQYAHARACSIFRNAERDIPDLDISETALQGVDFSEINSPEELELIRLIGQWPRIVAAAAKAHEPHRVAFYLHDLAGGFHAFWAKGKENVDLRFVNADNSTITLARLGLVNAVRQVLRSGLAMLGVTAPDELS comes from the coding sequence ATGGACGTCTTTGACATCTTCTCCGGGCGCGTCGCTGATGCGCTCACAAAACTTTATCCCGGCGATGACCGCCTGGCCCCGCTGCTTGAAAAAGTCGTGGTTGAGCCGCCGCGCGATTCTGCGCACGGCGACCTGTCGACCAATGCTGCCATGGTGGTTGCCAAGCCGCTGGGCATGAACCCGCGCGAAGTCGCCGCCGCGATTGTTGCAGCCTTTGAAACAGATACTGACGTAGCCTCGGTCGAGATTGCCGGACCCGGCTTTATCAATTTCCGTCTGCATAACGATATCTGGCACAAAATGCTTTCGACCATTGCCACCGAAGGTGTCAATTTCGGGCGGGCCGATATCGGGCGCGGTACCAAGGTCAATGTCGAATACGTGTCCGCAAACCCCACGGGCCCCATGCATGTGGGTCATACCCGCGGCGCGGTCTATGGTGATGCGCTTGCCTCACTGATGGAATATTGCGGGTTTGATGTCACCCGCGAATACTATCTCAATGATGCCGGTGGACAGGTCGATGTTCTGGCGCGTTCTGCTTTCCTGCGTTACCGGGAAGCTTTGGGCGAAGATATCGGCGCCATCCCCACAGGGCTCTATCCCGGTGATTATCTGGTGCCGGTGGGCAAGGCCCTGGCAACGGAATTCGGTGACAGTCTCCTCGGCAAGCCTGAAACTGAATGGCTGGAGACAGTCAAAACCCGCGTACTGGCCGCGATGCTTGATCTGATCAAGGCGGATCTGGCCAAGCTCAATATCACCCATGAAGTGTTCTTTTCTGAAAAGACGCTGCACGGGCAGGGCGGGCAGATCGAGTTGACCCTTGAATGGCTGCGCGAAGAGGGGCTGGTCTACCAAGGCACGCTGGAGCCGCCCAAGGGCAAGACGATTGAAGATTGGGAAGATCGCGAACAAACCCTGTTCCGCGCCACCGATTTTGGCGACGATACCGACCGGGCGCTGGTCAAGTCGGACGGCGCCTATACCTATTTTGCCTCCGATATCGCCTATCACCGCGACAAGTTTTTGCGCGGATTCAATGAACAGGTCATTGTTTTGGGGGCTGATCACGCCGGATATATCAAGCGGCTGCAAGCTGCGGTAAAGGCGATCTCAGGCGGCCAGGCGCAGATCGATGTGCGCATTTGCCAGCTGGTTCGCCTGCTGCGCAATGGCGAGCCGGTCAAGATGTCCAAGCGCTCTGGCGATCTTGTAACGCTGGCCGACGTCGTTGACGAGGTTGGCTCGGATGCCGTGCGTTTCATGCTGCTGTTCCGGCGCAATGATGCAGCGCTGGACTTTGATTTCGCTCTGGTGAAAGAGCAAACCCGCGACAATCCGGTGTTTTATGTCCAGTATGCCCATGCGCGGGCATGCTCCATTTTCCGAAATGCCGAGCGGGATATCCCGGATCTGGATATTTCAGAGACAGCGCTGCAAGGTGTCGATTTCAGCGAAATAAACTCGCCCGAAGAGCTGGAATTGATCCGCTTGATTGGCCAGTGGCCGCGTATTGTCGCCGCTGCGGCCAAGGCGCATGAGCCGCATCGCGTCGCGTTTTATCTGCATGATTTGGCCGGCGGGTTTCACGCCTTTTGGGCCAAGGGTAAGGAAAACGTTGATTTACGGTTTGTTAACGCAGATAATTCGACAATAACCTTAGCACGGCTAGGTTTGGTCAACGCGGTACGTCAGGTTCTCAGAAGTGGCCTGGCGATGTTGGGGGTTACAGCGCCGGACGAGCTTTCATAA